Proteins from one Setaria italica strain Yugu1 chromosome V, Setaria_italica_v2.0, whole genome shotgun sequence genomic window:
- the LOC101772980 gene encoding single-stranded DNA-binding protein, mitochondrial — translation MGTRLLKGLSLKRLLGQCSSADLYIKSRAFSSTVSFSDLNEKFGMGGKDDDDFKGPRKNKEYQFRGVYRAIICGKVGQVPVQKKLRNGHTVTVFTVGTAGMFDQRIVADNLPMPAQWHRIAVHNEELGAYAVQKLVKNSAVFVEGDIETRVYSDSVNDQVKNIPEICLRRDGKIRLLQSGEGDVSKSLEELREGLF, via the exons ATGGGCACAAGACTTTTGAAGGGCTTAAGCCTGAAGAGGCTCCTAGGACAGTGCAGCTCAGCTG ATCTTTACATTAAATCACGAGCATTCAGCTCCACTGTATCTTTTTCTGATCTCAATGAGAAGTTTGGCATGGGTggcaaagatgatgatgattttaaagGTCCTAGGAAAAATAAGGAATACCAATTCCGTGGTGTATACCGG GCAATTATTTGTGGCAAAGTTGGACAAGTGCCTGTGCAGAAAAAATTAAGGAATGGGCATACGGTAACTGTATTTACTGTTGGGACAGCTGGTATGTTTGACCAGAGGATAGTAGCCGATAACTTGCCAATGCCAGCTCAGTGGCATCGAATAGCTGTCCATAATGAGGAGCTTGGTGCATATGCTGTTCAGAAGTTGGTCAAGAA TTCTGCAGTCTTTGTTGAGGGTGATATCGAGACTAGAGTCTACAGTGACAGTGTCAATGATCAAGTGAAAAATATACCAGAGATCTGTTTGCGACGTGATG GCAAAATACGCTTGCTTCAGTCAGGGGAAGGTGATGTCAGCAAATCATTAGAGGAATTAA GGGAAGGACTATTCTAG
- the LOC101773390 gene encoding signal recognition particle 54 kDa protein 2 — MVLAQLGGSISRALAQMSNATVIDEKVLNDCLNEISRALLQSDVQFKMVRDMQTNIKRIVNLEALAAGTNKRRIMQQAVFTELCNMLDPGKPSFTPKKGKPSVVMFVGLQGSGKTTTCTKYAYYHQRKGFKPALVCADTFRAGAFDQLKQNATKAKIPFYGSYMESDPVKIAVEGVERFKKENCDLIIVDTSGRHKQEAALFEEMRQVSEATKPDLVIFVMDSSIGQAAFDQAQAFKQSVSVGAVIITKMDGHAKGGGALSAVAATKSPVIFIGTGEHIDEFEVFDVKPFVSRLLGMGDWSGFMDKIHEVVPTDQQPELLQKLSEGSFTLRLMYEQFQNILKMGPIGQVFSMLPGFSSELMPKGHEKESQAKIKRYMTMMDSMTDAELDSTNPKLMTESRIIRIARGSGRPVRDVMDMLEEYKRLAKIWGKMKGLKIPKKGEMSALSRNMNVQHMSKVLPPQMLKQIGGMGGLQSLMKQMGSKEMGGMFGGMGGDR, encoded by the exons ATGGTGCTCGCGCAGCTAGGCGGGAGCATCTCCCGCGCCCTGGCGCAGATGAGCAACGCCACGGTGATCGACGAGAAGGTGCTCAACGACTGCCTCAACGAGATCTCGCGCGCGCTCCTCCAGTCGGATGTCCAGTTCAAGATGGTCCGCGACATGCAGACCAACATCAAGCGCATCGTCAACCTCgaggcgctcgccgccggcaccaaCAAGCGCCGCATCATGCAGCAG GCCGTCTTCACGGAGCTGTGCAACATGTTGGATCCCGGGAAGCCTTCCTTCACCCCCAAAAAGGGCAAGCCAAGCGTGGTCATGTTCGTTGGTCTGCAAG GTTCTGGTAAAACTACcacatgtacaaaatatgcataTTATCATCAGAGGAAAGGATTCAAACCAGCACTGGTTTGCGCTGATACATTTAGGGCTGGTGCTTTTGATCAGCTAAAACAAAATGCAACAAAGGCCAAGATCCCCTTTTATGGAAG CTACATGGAGTCTGATCCAGTGAAAATTGCTGTTGAGGGTGTGGAGAGGTTCAAGAAAGAAAATTGCGATCTCATTATTGTAGATACAAGTGGAAGGCACAAACAAGAAGCAGCACTTTTTGAGGAAATGCGGCAAGTTTCAGAAGCAACT AAACCAGACTTGGTAATATTTGTGATGGACAGTAGTATTGGTCAGGCTGCATTTGATCAGGCACAAGCATTTAAACAAAGTGTTTCTGTTGGTGCTGTGATTATTACAAAAATGGATGGTCATGCGAAAGGAGGTGGCGCTCTTAGCGC GGTTGCAGCAACGAAAAGTCCCGTTATATTTATTGGAACTGGAGAACACATTGATGAGTTTGAAGTTTTTGATGTGAAGCCATTTGTTAGTCGCCTGTTAG GTATGGGAGACTGGTCAGGCTTTATGGACAAGATTCATGAAGTGGTACCTACCGATCAACAACCTGAACTTCTGCAGAAACTGTCTGAAGGAAGCTTTACTCTCAGGCTTATGTATGAGCAGTTCCAGAACATTTTGAAAATGGGTCCTATTGGCCAG GTATTCTCTATGTTGCCCGGGTTTAGCTCTGAATTGATGCCAAAAGGGCATGAGAAGGAAAGTCAGGCTAAGATTAAGCGGTACATGACGATGATGGATTCCATGACAGATGCTG AGCTTGACAGCACAAATCCAAAGCTAATGACCGAGTCACGGATTATTCGGATTGCCCGGGGTTCTGGCCGGCCTGTCAGGGATGTCATGGACATGCTAGAAGAGTACAAGCGGCTTGCTAAAATCTGGGGCAAGATGAAGGGGCTCAAGATCCCAAAGAAAGGAGAGATGAGTGCACTGTCCCGCAACATGAATGTTCAGCACATGAGCAAGGTCCTTCCGCCGCAGATGCTGAAGCAGATTGGTGGCATGGGTGGTCTGCAGTCACTGATGAAACAGATGGGATCAAAGGAGATGGGAGGAATGTTCGGAGGCATGGGTGGTGACCGGTAA